Genomic DNA from Phaeobacter porticola:
GCGACACCGACGCACCCACAGCGCTTGACCTGCCGATGGTGGACCCGCTTCCGCCCGAGACGCAGAAGTATTTTGACATCTGCCAGGAGAAGCTGGGCATGGTGCCCAATGTGCTGCGCGCCAATGCGTTCGACATCGACAAGCTCAACGCCTTTACCGGGATGTATAACGACCTGATGCTGGCGGACAGCGGCCTGTCAAAGCTGGAACGCGAGATGATCGCGGTGGTCGTGTCTTCCATCAACAGCTGTTTCTACTGCCTCGCAGCCCATGGCGCAGCGGTGCGCCAGCTGTCTGGTGACCCCAAACTGGGTGAAATGCTGGTGATGAATTACCGCGTCGCGC
This window encodes:
- a CDS encoding peroxidase-related enzyme (This protein belongs to a clade of uncharacterized proteins related to peroxidases such as the alkylhydroperoxidase AhpD.); this encodes MTRDTDAPTALDLPMVDPLPPETQKYFDICQEKLGMVPNVLRANAFDIDKLNAFTGMYNDLMLADSGLSKLEREMIAVVVSSINSCFYCLAAHGAAVRQLSGDPKLGEMLVMNYRVAPLEPRQRAMLDFAAKATKASAEIEEADRKILRDHGFSDRDIWDIANVTGFFNMSNRVASATGMVPNDAYHAQNR